CAGAGGAAAGTGCTTCTTTTCCTGAAACAGCTCAATCGGCTTCTGTATCTACTGACATTGTTACCTCAAACGTAGCGACCTATCACTTATTAGCTGATAACCAAGCTAGCCTATTTGCGCTTCGCGCGTCGGTAAATGAATGGGAACAAACATTAACAGGGATTACTGGGGTAGAAGCAATTTTAACAAAAGGATTACCAGATCAATCTATCGCAATTACCATGGATCCAGATGATTTAGGTAGCAATCAAATACAACCTAATCAAGTCATTTCGGCACTGAATACGGCAATTGCCCCCACTGCGATTGGCACCGAACAGCAAGATGATACTATTTATCAGTTATCTCTAGAGTCTTATCAAGAAATCGATGACCTTGAGCGTGTTTTGATCGGGCAAAATGCAAATAATCAGCCTGTTTATTTAGCAGATATTGCATCACTAGAAGTTGCAGATGATGAACTTGATGATATTATTCGTTATCAGGATCAATATGCGCTATCTCTAACTATCCAAGCACAAGAAGGCGTAAATATTGCTAATTTACAAGCACAAATTAATGATAAAATTGAAGAATTAGAACAGGGTCTTCCTAACGATGTATCTGTTGACCAATTTTACACACAAAGCACAGTTATAGATGAGGTTTTCACGAGTCTTATTACTTCATTCGCCATATCATTAATTGCTGTACTAGTAATTATGTTATTGGGGCTACCACTATCATCAGCCATTCTAGTAGCATTAGCCATACCCATATCGATTATAATCGGGCTAATTCCATTACCTTATGCGGGTGTTGATTTAAATCAAATATCAATTATTGGAATGATTGTTGCGATTGGAATTCTAGTTGATGATGCGATCGTAGTAAATGATAATATTCAACGGCGATTCCAAATGGGAGAATCTGCACTTAAAGGTACAATTAATGGTGTACGCGAGATATCTGTTTCGATTATTACCTCGACCTTGATGATTGTATTCAGTTTTCTACCACTAACATTTTTATCAGGAAGTAATGGAGACTTTATCCGTTCCTTGCCTTTAGCACTAATTTGTACAATAGTAGCTTCAACTATATTGGCACTAACGATGATACCAACAATCCAATATACAAAACAAAAATATTCAAAGACGAAGAAAACCAAATCGGCAAACGGACTTTTAGGACCTCTTTTCAGTAAAATGGAAAAAGGTTATGCTGATAAAATTATTCCTGCAACTTTAAAAAGACCATGGTTGACAGTCATTAGTGGCGTAGTCCTTTGCTTTTTGTTAGTCCTTTTAGCTTTTAAAGTGCCTTTTGAATTTTTCCCTGCCGCTGATCGTTCGGAGGTTACTATCTCAGCTACGTTACCACAAGGAACAACACTTGAATCAACAAATCAAGAACTTGAGGATATCGAAAGTTTTCTCATTTCACAATCAGATGATATAAGTGAAACAGCCATTTACAGTGGTAGTGGATTACCTGGTATATTTGCTTCCTCTTTAACACGGTCTGGAGAAAACACAGGACAATTAGTTGTTCGTGTAGATCGTGATCAAACAAGTGCAACTGCATTTATTGATCAATGGGAACCAGATTTACGCGCGGAATTTCCAACTACGGAACTATTCTTAGAAACTATTGTTTCAGGTCCACCCCCTTCTCCAAGTGTTGAAGTAAAGGTTCAAGGGCCAGAAATTAATCAACTTGTTACCATTTCAGACAACCTTAAGCAAGAACTAGCTAGCTTAGAAACAGCTAAAATTGTCACGAGTAACACTAGTCAAGAACAGCCATTTATTAACTATGAGATTGATCAGGACTTTTTAGCTTCAGAAAATATCAGTGTAGATCAAATAACTGGTACATTACAACTGGCTAACATCGGCGTGCCTCTTGGCTATTTCGATAATGGTATTGATCGTTTACCTATCCAGTTAGGATTAGACGACGGAAATCCAGAAGGTATTGATTTAAGCACGTTAGAGATTACGTTAACAGATCAAGCTGAAAATGGCATTCCTACTATGGTAGGTTTTGACACATTTATTACAACCGAAACAACAGATCAAATCGGCGCAATTCCACACTTAGATGGAGAACGTACGATTACAATTGAAGGATATGAAATGGACGATGAGAGTGAGTCCTTTACTACAGATTCAGATGAAATAATCGCTCGTGCTATAGAGGATTTACCAGAGGGTTATCAAATCTTAGAAACGGGTGAATCGTCTGCTGAATCAGACTTCTTTATTGAAGTTGCAAAACTATTTTTGATC
The nucleotide sequence above comes from Paraliobacillus zengyii. Encoded proteins:
- a CDS encoding efflux RND transporter permease subunit codes for the protein MKLLLHYRKIVWVFVILLLFTGIFTYIQLPKRDIPEISQNIASISTVYPGANPEEVEQTVTNPLENALEDIDGISEVSSASTTGFSTITISLDSDVEASTVYSTIRQAAAEESASFPETAQSASVSTDIVTSNVATYHLLADNQASLFALRASVNEWEQTLTGITGVEAILTKGLPDQSIAITMDPDDLGSNQIQPNQVISALNTAIAPTAIGTEQQDDTIYQLSLESYQEIDDLERVLIGQNANNQPVYLADIASLEVADDELDDIIRYQDQYALSLTIQAQEGVNIANLQAQINDKIEELEQGLPNDVSVDQFYTQSTVIDEVFTSLITSFAISLIAVLVIMLLGLPLSSAILVALAIPISIIIGLIPLPYAGVDLNQISIIGMIVAIGILVDDAIVVNDNIQRRFQMGESALKGTINGVREISVSIITSTLMIVFSFLPLTFLSGSNGDFIRSLPLALICTIVASTILALTMIPTIQYTKQKYSKTKKTKSANGLLGPLFSKMEKGYADKIIPATLKRPWLTVISGVVLCFLLVLLAFKVPFEFFPAADRSEVTISATLPQGTTLESTNQELEDIESFLISQSDDISETAIYSGSGLPGIFASSLTRSGENTGQLVVRVDRDQTSATAFIDQWEPDLRAEFPTTELFLETIVSGPPPSPSVEVKVQGPEINQLVTISDNLKQELASLETAKIVTSNTSQEQPFINYEIDQDFLASENISVDQITGTLQLANIGVPLGYFDNGIDRLPIQLGLDDGNPEGIDLSTLEITLTDQAENGIPTMVGFDTFITTETTDQIGAIPHLDGERTITIEGYEMDDESESFTTDSDEIIARAIEDLPEGYQILETGESSAESDFFIEVAKLFLIVLFLIYLTIAIQFNSLLTPLLVTSTVFLAITGAIVGLFISGQPLSFLAVLGIVSLSGVVVRNSILLIEFIEQNKTKYESTIKAITEAGRARIRPIILTTLTSIAALVPIIFTGDVLFKPLAVSIVFGLLFSTILTLVLLPAFYVTMDRIRK